The following coding sequences lie in one Nakaseomyces glabratus chromosome I, complete sequence genomic window:
- the SLY41 gene encoding Sly41p (CAGL0I09746g~Ortholog(s) have phosphoenolpyruvate transmembrane transporter activity, role in ER to Golgi vesicle-mediated transport, phosphoenolpyruvate transmembrane import into Golgi lumen and Golgi apparatus, endoplasmic reticulum localization), translating to MIQTQHITTTKRRGSLHKNLFDPEVVNIPSPKSYNYAGKREYRGSSARNGLLYTINPREQFLSSLIGEEQWEYLHESFTSGLAYIQQTLSSRSKLQIPLLCLVWYVVSSISSNLCRTILKGFPHPVALTEIQFLFTAILCTSFISLINYYERPRRHHSGLSHWVRMFPEGTFPEYLDGDFHNSIVNKFLKPSALAMQCCLPLGIFQFVGHISTHKATSMIPVSLVHSMKALSPIVTVGYYRLVEQKQYTRATYTSLCAIVAGVICTCFSGKSKSNREPHYYQGLLFALLSMAIFVAQNIFAKGVLTHKSSKSAKSVRGARGANSKPDKGQLDKITILLYCSCIGFVLTLPVLLSSMLFSSAVTTTYHPFFKLVALLLLHNVAHFLQAMLAFQLIGLLSPVNYSVANIAKRIVVICVALLWESKHSPAGLLGVAVTMAGLYGYDRARSETPGLRHPPQNKYTAT from the coding sequence ATGATACAAACACAACatatcaccaccaccaagaGACGAGGGTCGTTACACAAGAATCTATTTGACCCAGAAGTGGTCAACATACCGAGCCCGAAAAGTTACAACTACGCCGGCAAGCGGGAGTACCGAGGCAGTTCTGCACGCAATGGACTTCTGTACACAATCAACCCCCGGGAACAGTTTCTGTCGTCGCTAATAGGCGAGGAACAATGGGAATACCTACATGAGAGTTTCACCAGTGGGCTAGCATATATACAACAAACACTATCCTCTAGAAGCAAGCTGCAAATACCGTTGCTATGTCTAGTATGGTATGTAGTCTCTAGTATATCGAGCAATCTGTGCCGGACGATCCTGAAGGGGTTCCCGCACCCAGTGGCTCTCACCGAGATACAGTTTCTGTTCACTGCGATCCTGTGCACGAGTTTCATCAGTCTGATCAATTACTATGAGAGGCCCAGGAGACACCACTCCGGGCTCTCGCACTGGGTGAGGATGTTCCCCGAGGGGACGTTCCCGGAGTACCTAGACGGCGACTTCCACAACAGCATAGTTAACAAGTTCCTGAAACCGAGCGCTCTGGCGATGCAGTGCTGCTTGCCGCTCGGCATATTCCAGTTCGTGGGCCACATCAGCACACACAAGGCGACCTCAATGATCCCCGTGTCCCTAGTGCACTCCATGAAGGCGCTGTCGCCGATCGTCACTGTGGGCTACTACAGACTCGTGGAGCAGAAACAGTACACGCGGGCCACGTACACCAGCCTGTGCGCCATCGTCGCGGGGGTGATCTGTACGTGTTTCAGCGGCAAGAGCAAGAGCAACCGCGAGCCCCACTACTACCAGGGCCTGCTCTTCGCGTTGCTGTCGATGGCCATCTTTGTTGCGCAGAACATCTTCGCAAAGGGTGTGCTGACTCATAAGAGCTCCAAGAGCGCCAAGAGCGTCAGGGGTGCCAGAGGTGCCAATTCCAAGCCGGACAAGGGGCAGCTGGACAAGATAACCATCCTGCTGTACTGCTCGTGCATCGGGTTCGTGCTAACGCTTCCGGTGCTGCTGAGCTCGATGCTGTTCTCCTCCGCGGTCACCACTACGTACCACCCGTTCTTCAAGCTGGTAGcgctgctgctgttgcaCAACGTGGCCCACTTCCTGCAGGCCATGCTGGCGTTCCAGCTCATCGGCCTGCTCTCACCAGTCAACTACTCAGTGGCCAACATCGCCAAGCGCATAGTGGTCATCTGCGTGGCACTGCTGTGGGAGAGCAAGCACTCCCCCGCGGGCCTGCTCGGCGTAGCGGTAACCATGGCTGGCCTCTACGGCTACGACCGGGCCAGATCAGAGACCCCAGGGCTTCGCCACCCGCCACAGAACAAGTATACAGCCACATAA
- the BIL1 gene encoding Bil1p (CAGL0I09658g~Ortholog(s) have role in actin filament bundle assembly and cellular bud neck, cellular bud tip, cytoplasm, mating projection tip localization), whose protein sequence is MSNAASSDQINQIQTEEPLQNIPTNTTTNKTTESNAATNNVITMFDIVSEIEGLLKNVQKQMTDNDAQFQKSITAIEDKLRTLQR, encoded by the coding sequence ATGAGCAACGCAGCTTCCAGTGATCAAATCAACCAAATACAAACTGAGGAACCTTTACAAAACATCCCAACTAATACAACTACAAACAAGACAACGGAATCGAATGCTGCCACCAATAATGTTATTACAATGTTTGATATAGTAAGTGAAATAGAAGGTCTACTAAAAAACGttcaaaaacaaatgaCAGATAATGATGCACAGTTTCAAAAGAGTATAACAGCTATCGAGGATAAACTACGCACGCTACAAAGATAA
- a CDS encoding MCT family MFS transporter (CAGL0I09702g~Ortholog(s) have riboflavin transporter activity, role in riboflavin transport and plasma membrane localization), with the protein MCPAHDMESLEMDSLPSVLQGASSSDVGATNGVVYNHRDGYQYKKGESSEIDDYLSRQLTAKMEEESDSESEDTDVPDSHNKMDDEKLLYQFDDIDDFPEGGFKAWTNVLGCFLGLTACFGTLNATGVIEDHIQKYQLSDVKTSTIGWIFSLFLFINYSCCIFSGTYFDRNGYRDPVILGTVLHVAGLIATANCTKVWHFILAFSIVCGFGNGILIAPLVAVPAHYFCRRRGTAVACATIGGSIGGVIFPIIVRKFYALKSDTDPNFGYAWGMRTWALIDLFLLSLSLLLAKERLPHVVEPEKYQNESKFQRIMRVYIRQSCDLKGFLDMKYLFCVSGTVLGEICLCSTITYFASYSTAHGLSESDAYMFIMVINALGIPGRWLPGYFSDWIGRFNIAIITIFSLSIVILVGWLPFGNTLANMYVISALYGFFSGSILSLLPVCCGQISKTEEFGKRYSTMYLGVAFGNLIFIPVTGAIIGNESLTGYRNFVIFCGVASILSALCFIISRHFCVGFRFVKF; encoded by the coding sequence ATGTGTCCCGCTCATGACATGGAGTCGCTGGAGATGGATTCGCTTCCTTCAGTTCTGCAAGGTGCCAGTTCTAGCGATGTTGGTGCTACTAACGGTGTTGTGTACAACCACCGGGACGGTTACCAGTACAAGAAAGGTGAGAGCTCGGAGATCGACGACTATCTTTCCCGTCAATTGACCGCGAAAATGGAGGAGGAGTCTGATTCTGAGTCTGAAGACACTGATGTGCCAGATAGCCACAACAAGATGGACGATGAGAAGCTGCTATACCAGTTTGACGATATCGACGATTTCCCAGAGGGCGGGTTCAAGGCCTGGACAAACGTTCTCGGCTGTTTCCTGGGGCTGACCGCTTGCTTCGGTACTCTGAACGCTACGGGTGTTATCGAAGACCACATACAGAAGTACCAATTGAGTGATGTCAAGACATCTACCATTGGTTGGATCTTCTCCTTGTTCCTGTTTATCAACTACAGTTGCTGCATCTTCTCAGGCACTTATTTTGACCGTAATGGTTACAGAGACCCCGTCATCTTGGGTACCGTGCTACACGTTGCTGGTTTGATCGCTACTGCTAATTGCACCAAAGTGTGGCATTTCATCCTAGCATTCTCCATTGTATGTGGATTTGGCAACGGTATACTAATCGCACCACTTGTAGCCGTTCCCGCTCACTACTTCTGCAGAAGACGCGGTACCGCTGTGGCTTGTGCTACCATTGGAGGTTCTATCGGTGGTGTTATATTCCCCATCATCGTTAGAAAATTCTACGCTCTTAAATCTGACACTGACCCCAATTTCGGTTATGCTTGGGGAATGAGAACTTGGGCTTTAATAGATCTGTTCTTGCTATCCCTGTCCTTACTTTTAGCCAAGGAGAGATTACCACACGTAGTCGAACCTGAAAAGTACCAAAATGAATCAAAATTCCAACGTATTATGAGAGTCTATATTAGACAAAGCTGTGACTTAAAAGGCTTTTTGGACATGAAATACCTATTCTGTGTTTCCGGGACTGTTCTGGGTGAAATATGCTTATGCTCAACTATCACGTATTTTGCTTCGTACAGTACAGCACATGGGCTTTCCGAGTCTGATGCATATATGTTTATCATGGTCATTAATGCTTTGGGCATCCCGGGAAGGTGGTTACCTGGCTATTTCAGCGATTGGATCGGAAGATTCAATATCGCcattattactattttctCACTGAGTATTGTTATCCTAGTAGGATGGCTGCCATTTGGTAACACCTTGGCTAACATGTATGTAATCAGTGCTTTGTATGGTTTTTTCTCTGGTAGTATTTTATCTTTGCTACCTGTCTGTTGTGgtcaaatttcaaagacGGAAGAATTTGGTAAGCGCTATTCTACAATGTACCTGGGAGTCGCTTTCGGTAATCTGATTTTTATCCCCGTCACTGGTGCAATTATTGGAAATGAGTCTTTAACTGGCTACCGTAACTTTGTTATTTTCTGTGGTGTAGCAAGTATTTTATCCGCACTATGTTTTATTATCTCTCGTCATTTCTGTGTTGGTTTCAGGTTTGTCAAGTTCTGA
- a CDS encoding MCT family MFS transporter (CAGL0I09724g~Has domain(s) with predicted role in transmembrane transport and integral component of membrane localization) translates to MVHENGVTQADYAYRTYNTDANENTHADAVSISSSVTGDSAGPMAFDSDVISVDKKAKGSSSEGNYLTRERTHQKDNETDSESDSEDIATVVRSNDSSDVESNYEEKPLNYSDVDDFPEGGLRAWTTVIGCFCGLVACFGLLNASGVVEDHVQQYQLANENPSTIGWIFSVFLFINFSSCIFSGTYFDRNGFRNPVILGGILHVAGLIATANCTKVWHFILAFSIVCGFGNGILIAPLVSVPAHYFNKRRGTALACATVGGSVGGVIFPVILRKFFTMKSTSDPNYGFVWGLRAWGLIDLFLLVIAVLMAKERLPNVVLTEEEKSVPTWKRVLKIYFMESFDAKAFLDMKYLFCVIGTVIGEFSLCATITYFASYSTAHGISESDAYMLIMVVNLVGILGRYIPGYLSDVIGRFNVAIITICGLGIVMLVGWLPFGTNLKNMYVISALYGFFSGSIFSLLPVCCGQISKTEEFGRRYSTMYFVVAFGTLIAVPVTGAIIGNESLQSYQHYVIFCGVTTLLCAVSFVISRYYCVGFKLVKF, encoded by the coding sequence ATGGTACATGAAAATGGCGTGACACAAGCTGACTATGCATACCGCACATATAACACTGATGCTAATGAAAATACACATGCTGATGCTGTGTCTATTTCGTCTTCTGTGACTGGAGACTCCGCGGGTCCGATGGCCTTTGACTCTGATGTCATCTCCGTTGACAAGAAGGCGAAAGGGTCCTCCAGCGAGGGCAACTACTTGACCCGTGAGCGTACTCATCAGAAGGACAACGAGACTGATTCTGAATCTGACTCTGAAGACATCGCTACCGTGGTTCGCTCTAATGACTCGAGTGATGTCGAGAGTAACTACGAGGAGAAACCTTTGAATTACTCCGACGTTGATGATTTCCCAGAAGGTGGCCTGAGAGCTTGGACCACTGTCATTGGCTGTTTCTGTGGCCTAGTCGCTTGTTTCGGTCTTCTAAACGCTTCCGGTGTTGTCGAAGACCACGTCCAACAATACCAATTGGCTAACGAGAACCCATCCACTATCGGCTGGATCTTCTCTGTGTTCTTGTTTATCAACTTCAGTTCATGTATCTTTTCAGGTACTTACTTCGACAGAAACGGCTTCAGAAACCCCGTCATCCTAGGTGGTATCCTGCACGTTGCTGGTTTGATTGCTACAGCCAATTGTACAAAAGTGTGGCATTTCATCCTAGCGTTCTCTATCGTTTGTGGTTTCGGTAATGGTATCCTAATCGCACCTTTAGTCTCAGTTCCCGCTCACTATTTCAACAAGAGACGTGGTACTGCTTTGGCCTGCGCTACCGTAGGTGGCTCTGTGGGTGGTGTAATCTTCCCTGTCATTCTAAGAAAATTCTTCACCATGAAATCTACTTCAGACCCAAACTACGGATTCGTTTGGGGTCTAAGGGCCTGGGGTCTAATTGACCTCTTCCTATTGGTCATTGCGGTGCTCATGGCAAAGGAAAGACTTCCAAACGTTGTGCTCACGGAGGAGGAAAAAAGTGTACCAACATGGAAACGTGTGCTAAAGATTTACTTTATGGAAAGTTTCGATGCCAAGGCTTTCCTAGACATGAAGTACTTATTCTGTGTTATCGGAACTGTGATTGGTGAATTCTCTCTATGTGCTACCATCACATACTTCGCCTCATACAGTACAGCACACGGTATCTCCGAATCAGATGCTTATATGCTGATCATGGTTGTCAACCTTGTTGGTATCCTTGGTAGATACATCCCAGGTTACTTGAGTGATGTTATTGGAAGATTCAACGTGGCAATCATCACTATCTGTGGTCTTGGTATCGTCATGCTGGTCGGATGGCTCCCATTTGGAACCAACTTGAAAAACATGTACGTTATCAGTGCCCTTTACGGATTTTTCTCGGGAAGTATCTTCTCATTGCTACCAGTATGCTGTGGTCAAATCTCAAAGACCGAAGAGTTCGGTAGACGTTACTCCACCATGTACTTCGTCGTCGCATTCGGAACATTGATCGCTGTCCCAGTCACAGGTGCCATTATCGGTAACGAATCCCTACAAAGCTACCAACACTACGTCATCTTCTGCGGTGTTACCACTTTGCTTTGCGCCGTCAGCTTTGTCATCTCAAGATACTACTGTGTCGGCTTCAAACTGGTGAAATTCTAA
- the SNU66 gene encoding U4/U6-U5 snRNP complex subunit SNU66 (CAGL0I09768g~Ortholog(s) have role in mRNA splicing, via spliceosome, maturation of 5S rRNA and U4/U6 x U5 tri-snRNP complex localization) → MAEEISLSLEETNALRIKLGLKPIPKTEDNKQSIQPSEYVHKSPETQSQVKNNNSGSKKYRFVDERLLNKLRNRIASVSHNPKSSTSTNDDWLTNINKGNTKSEVKLPKVQINYDVDEVQDDLPIVQVANNLEELKSGQSITLTLKESSITEEDDIDTLQVDHKHDEEQNATNLKQRHDKKKPLRSITALEEQGTDIDKPGKLISVGALNRIDNDTENDINKESISIDTSNKVKVTFDSDDDQTESSDFKRPRIKKRKRKQDTTLSRKRMNRDHEVELSSIDFTLDTNINMEELDEDITITPIVKPAVMKSADEIAEEIRRAKIERERREEEIRRLQGQNERTLTISETADFFDTLKDNILTEPETSELPSHTDETSQDKEEEHIVQENGTSPSEEIATSEVHTAEPVQEEDKPDFYNGLASTLSFLKSHNVLPKERNSKSTGTKRKDSTRLEYRDDEGNLLTTKEAYKQLSQKFHGTKSNKQKAAKAKAKIRARNNDTSTDYTDFHV, encoded by the coding sequence ATGGCTGAAGAGATAAGTTTATCTTTAGAAGAAACAAATGCGTTAAGAATTAAGTTAGGCCTAAAACCTATACCTAAGACAGAGGATAATAAACAGTCGATCCAACCGTCTGAATACGTACATAAGAGCCCAGAAACGCAGTCTCAAgttaaaaataacaattctGGGTCAAAGAAATACCGATTTGTGGACGAAAGACTACTCAATAAACTTCGCAATAGAATTGCAAGTGTATCTCACAACCCAAAATCTTCGACAAGTACCAATGATGATTGGCTCACCAACATAAACAAAGGCAATACCAAGAGCGAAGTCAAGCTGCCGAAAGTTCAAATTAATTACGATGTGGATGAAGTACAAGATGACCTCCCGATTGTACAAGTAGCAAATAATTTAGAGGAGCTCAAATCGGGGCAGAGCATTACATTAACCTTAAAGGAGAGCTCAATAACCGAGGAAGATGACATAGATACCTTACAAGTGGACCATAAACatgatgaagaacaaaatgCTACAAACCTGAAACAGAGAcatgacaaaaaaaaaccttTGCGTTCAATCACTGCTCTAGAAGAGCAAGGTACAGATATAGACAAGCCTGGGAAGTTAATATCTGTAGGTGCACTCAATAGGATTGATAATGACACGGAAaatgatatcaataaaGAAAGTATTTCAATAGATACAAGTAACAAAGTTAAAGTCACATTCGATAGTGATGATGATCAGACGGAGAGTAGCGACTTCAAAAGACCTAGGATTAAAAAGCGGAAGAGGAAGCAAGACACCACACTATCTAGAAAGCGAATGAACAGAGATCATGAAGTTGAACTTAGTAGCATTGATTTCACGCTTGATACCAATATTAATATGGAAGAGCTGGATGAAGATATCACAATAACACCTATTGTTAAGCCTGCTGTGATGAAATCAGCCGACGAGATAGCGGAGGAGATAAGAAGGGCTAAAATAGAGcgagaaagaagagaagaagagatcCGTCGGCTGCAAGGCCAAAATGAAAGGACTTTAACAATTAGTGAAACCGCCGACTTTTTTGACACTCTGAAAGACAATATATTAACAGAACCAGAAACATCTGAACTACCGTCACACACTGATGAGACAAGTCAAGACAAAGAAGAGGAACATATAGTTCAAGAAAACGGAACATCTCCAAGTGAAGAAATTGCCACAAGTGAAGTGCACACAGCAGAGCCCGTACAGGAAGAAGACAAACCTGATTTCTACAATGGCCTGGCATCGACTCTATCCTTTTTAAAGTCTCATAATGTGCTACCAAAGGAACGCAATAGTAAATCAACAGGCACCAAGAGAAAGGATTCCACAAGACTAGAATATAGAGACGATGAAGGCAACTTGCTCACCACGAAAGAGGCATATAAGCAACTTTCTCAAAAGTTCCATGGTACCAAGAgtaataaacaaaaagcaGCAAAGGCCAAGGCTAAGATTAGGGCTAGGAACAATGACACTTCTACTGACTACACTGACTTTCATGTATAA
- the RRG7 gene encoding Rrg7p (CAGL0I09680g~Ortholog(s) have mitochondrion localization), protein MIRHSCRALRFVRSFHDYNSDILKFVASNTLISDSAVYKGKLYELTVQRELYNKLRIGQLDVVGGAHDGGVDIKALWNLFPIFQCALDAGVIKEPSLPLKGTRINDTLVKPLVNQYDIKNKIAPSIEVLVQCKAYVSKISPKEIRELAGTYLSLTAKNKASLSTIPIMCSPQLPTSSSLKLLEKLNIPFLYLRINTLRHGSLNDFELTNTGQLMGYLMNPILKGYLEGSGFEEWMKFELYNNAMNHSQDKDFI, encoded by the coding sequence ATGATACGGCATAGTTGCAGAGCACTAAGGTTTGTTAGAAGTTTCCATGATTATAACTCGGATATCTTGAAATTTGTGGCTTCCAACACCTTGATAAGCGATTCCGCTGTTTATAAGGGCAAATTATATGAATTGACGGTTCAGCGAGAACTGTATAACAAGCTGCGAATAGGTCAATTGGATGTAGTTGGTGGAGCTCATGATGGTGGTGTTGACATCAAGGCCCTATGGAATTTATTTCCCATATTTCAATGTGCTCTGGATGCCGGTGTGATAAAGGAGCCATCGCTACCTTTAAAGGGGACAAGAATAAATGACACACTGGTAAAGCCGTTGGTGAATCAGTATGATATAAAAAACAAGATAGCACCATCAATTGAAGTTTTGGTGCAGTGCAAAGCTTATGTTAGCAAGATTTCTCCAAAGGAGATAAGGGAACTGGCAGGTACATATTTAAGCTTAACCGCTAAAAATAAGGCATCCCTGAGCACCATCCCAATAATgtgctccccacaactaCCCACTTCAAGTAGTCTGAAGTTGTTGGAGAAACTCAATATACCATTCCTGTATTTACGAATCAACACCCTACGACATGGATCGTTAAATGACTTTGAATTGACAAACACTGGCCAACTGATGGGGTATCTAATGAATCCCATACTGAAGGGCTATTTAGAAGGTAGTGGGTTTGAAGAATGGATGAAGTTTGAGCTGTATAATAATGCCATGAATCATAGTCAAGATAAGGATTTCATTTGA
- a CDS encoding uncharacterized protein (CAGL0I09636g~Has domain(s) with predicted RNA binding, double-stranded RNA binding, ribonuclease III activity and role in RNA processing), protein MVTRNSKSHRRRTTRAPNQTPQGRSKDGRRDRSSRARDRRSRTTGQSTRSRRRDSNSSSQLKDNRRRKLPRNTRNKVHVADYSDISDNSDDDLQISGMTTLAESNNPSIAKYNEFYSYSTVIELEQAVTEMVNAYEKIIKMAPDIETYWKVLENKSDLPIGIMPAFSRYQLKLASEVKTLQESKAYPFLSTILQYKQLYKPDSIEPIFEELIMEEDEEVEDSFSDNEGNEENTNIEITESKSNQECTSPILNKNKTVNRIDQKDKNYSNNIHGDDLPGYESNDSTSSNTDSDSNEYSVIDISSEEEDDHIQASSSKEHLPTTTDYQSRLDTNDNHKSPQQSSNEVEEKEGDDDIIVLAENGNPISGLRINNPAAIQSNSTEMSLIAHPENEQNTKPQVTNGIISSQDIIFSSIIDKWPPPIPEIKNEAIKARVFIHQSALSGQSYLTEEEKIKNSYERLEFLGDSVINSIMTTIIYKSFPNYDAGQMTRLRVLLVSNRRLEKWAYLYGLQKHLLIRKSILNEMLNSGSKVYKIYADLFEAYVGGLVEDDPTGNMPKIRDWLSTLAEEAIKTISDKNALPGTDNNINMNAKTQLEKLLAPVGLEAQYVITNRRSSKKSPFTVIECRVANGQVTGIGKGRNYKIAEQIAAGNILEKKWLLDKLLERFGSGQSNGSQSETTERKQNEIKDEAIGKFRPDIIRESSNLSNDRNPDGFAHQYFSSRKTSDDKKEKSYYI, encoded by the coding sequence ATGGTAACTAGAAATTCTAAAAGCCATCGCAGGCGCACAACAAGAGCTCCAAATCAGACACCTCAAGGCAGGTCAAAAGATGGTAGAAGGGACAGGTCCAGCAGAGCCAGAGACAGGCGAAGTAGAACAACTGGGCAGTCGACCAGATCCAGAAGGCGAGATAGTAATAGTTCTAGTCAACTGAAGGATAATCGGAGAAGGAAATTGCCTCGTAACACAAGAAATAAGGTTCATGTTGCTGATTATAGCGATATATCAGACAATAGTGATGATGACTTACAGATAAGTGGTATGACTACTCTTGCAGAATCGAATAACCCTTCAATTGCAAAGTATAATGAATTCTACAGCTACTCTACAGTAATAGAGCTAGAACAAGCCGTGACAGAGATGGTTAACGCATATGagaagataataaaaatggcTCCAGACATCGAAACATATTGGAAAGTACTGGAAAATAAAAGCGATTTGCCTATAGGCATTATGCCGGCCTTTTCTCGATATCAGTTGAAACTTGCATCCGAAGTTAAGACTCTACAAGAAAGTAAAGCGTACCCATTTTTGAGTACTATACTGCAGTACAAACAATTGTATAAGCCTGACTCAATAGAaccaatttttgaagagcTAATTATGGAAGAAGACGAGGAAGTTGAGGACTCTTTCTCAGATAACGAGggaaatgaagaaaatacaaatatagaAATTACAGAAAGTAAGTCTAATCAGGAATGTACTAGCCCTatattgaacaagaacaaaacaGTGAATAGAATTGATCAGAAGGATAAAAATTATTCTAACAATATTCACGGGGATGATTTACCTGGTTATGAATCCAATGACTCAACATCTTCTAATACAGATTCAGATTCCAACGAATATAGTGTCATCGACATTTCaagtgaagaagaagatgaccACATACAAGCATCGAGCTCTAAAGAACATTTACCTACTACCACGGACTACCAGTCAAGATTAGACACAAACGACAATCACAAATCACCTCAACAAAGCTCAAATGAAGTGGAGGAAAAGGAAGGAGACGATGATATTATTGTACTAGCTGAGAACGGAAATCCTATTTCTGGACTAAGAATCAATAATCCGGCGGCTATCCAAAGTAATAGTACTGAAATGTCACTTATTGCTCACCCGgaaaatgaacaaaataCCAAACCTCAAGTCACGAATGGTATTATCTCTTCACaagatataatattttcatccATTATTGATAAATGGCCTCCACCAATTCCGGAAATAAAAAACGAAGCCATCAAGGCCCGTGTGTTCATTCACCAATCGGCTTTATCAGGCCAAAGTTATttaacagaagaagaaaaaattaagaaTAGTTACGAGAGACTGGAATTCCTTGGAGATTCTGTAATTAACTCAATCATGACTACTATTATCTACAAATCCTTTCCAAATTATGATGCAGGCCAAATGACGCGATTAAGGGTATTGCTAGTCTCTAATAGAAGACTTGAAAAGTGGGCATACCTATATGGTCTACAAAAACATCTTTTAATTCGAAAAAGTATTCTTAACGAGATGTTAAATTCTGGTAGCAAAGTTTATAAGATATACGCCGATTTGTTTGAAGCCTACGTTGGCGGTCTGGTTGAAGATGATCCTACAGGAAATATGCCAAAAATTAGAGACTGGCTATCTACATTGGCGGAAGAAGCCATCAAAACAATCTCTGACAAAAATGCTTTACCAGGCACCGATAATAACATCAATATGAATGCTAAAACTCAATTAGAAAAGTTATTGGCACCTGTTGGACTTGAAGCACAATATGTAATTACAAATCGTAGGAGTAGTAAAAAGTCCCCATTCACCGTCATAGAATGTAGAGTAGCTAACGGACAAGTGACTGGAATAGGTAAAGGCagaaattataaaatagCTGAGCAAATAGCTGCTGGaaatatattagaaaagAAGTGGTTACTTGATAAGCTACTTGAGCGGTTTGGGAGTGGACAGTCAAATGGATCTCAAAGCGAAACGACAGagagaaaacaaaatgaaattaaagATGAAGCTATAGGCAAATTTAGACCGGATATAATTAGAGAAAGTTCAAATTTGTCCAACGATAGGAATCCAGATGGGTTTGCTCACCAGTATTTCAGTTCTAGGAAAACGAGCGATgataaaaaggaaaagtcctattatatataa